In the genome of uncultured Celeribacter sp., the window ACCCCGCGCGTTCCGGGCCGAACATCACGCCGACCTTCTTGCCCTCCGCGACCAGCGCGCGGGCGTGCTCCATGGCGCGCTCCGGCGTCATGATCGGTTTGGTGATGCCGCGCATCCGGGCGGTCGTGGCAAAGACGAAATCGCAATCGGCCACTGCCTCACGCACCGTGCCGAACAATCCCGCCTCATCCAGCAAACGCCCCGCCCCCGAAGCCATCGCGACCGCTTTCTGGTTCGGCCAGCCGTCTCGCGGCGCCACGACGCGCATCCGGTCCAGCCCGAAATTCCACATCGCACGGGCCGCGCCGCCGATGTTCTCGCCCATCTGCGGACGGACAAGGATCATGGCGGGGGTGATGACGTCTGGCGTTTCGGACATGGCGGCGTTTCCTTTCGGCTTTGCCTGCCGATTACCGGCATTTCCCCCTATGAGCAAGGCTTCCCCCGGCGCGTCGCTTACGCTATAGCGGGCAAAACTCCACCTGAGGTGCCCATATGTCCGAGCCGCAATCCGAACTGCCGCAGATCTACCTGCTGACGCCGACCGCTTTCGAACCGGAAAACTTCGCGCCGAAACTTGCGGCTGTGCTGGACGCACATGAGGTGGCCTGTGTGCGCCTCGCGCTGGCCTCGAAGGACGAATATGTGCTGGGCCGTGCG includes:
- a CDS encoding RNA methyltransferase; translated protein: MSETPDVITPAMILVRPQMGENIGGAARAMWNFGLDRMRVVAPRDGWPNQKAVAMASGAGRLLDEAGLFGTVREAVADCDFVFATTARMRGITKPIMTPERAMEHARALVAEGKKVGVMFGPERAGLENEDVVEANAIVTVPVNPAFASLNLAQAVLLMSYEWGRQTTDVPPEVMEMAKTEWAGHVEVEKLGDHYEEVMEEAGFFFPEHKAENMKLNLRNLWSRMPLTRADVQMLHGVMRQMKRWKDRS